The following DNA comes from Nicotiana sylvestris chromosome 10, ASM39365v2, whole genome shotgun sequence.
cattgcacattcaggttcgtgatcagcatgcttattgcaacatggtagaagaggaagtggatggcgagccatggttttatgacataaaggagtacctcaatatggggatatatccggagcaggccaccggagaccaaaaagagccattcggcgtttgtcaaatggattcttcctcagtggaggagtgttgtacagaagaaccccagacttGGGATTGCTAAGGTGTATAGACGCCgatcaagccacgacagttatggcagaggtgcatgctggagtctgtgggccacatatgagcggatatgtattggcaaagaagattcttcgagcagggtactattggctcactatggagcatgattgtatcaatttcgtgaggaaatgccatcaatgtcagatacacgaagatctgattcattctccgccgacagaattgcatacaatgtcagcgccatggccatttgttgcatggggcatggatgtcattgggcctattgagccggcggcgaccaacggccataggttcattctggtgaccatcgattacttcactaagtgggtggaagctaaaactttcaagtcggtaaccaaaaaggcagtggtggattttgttcactcccatatcatctgcagttttggggtcccaaaagtgatcatcacggataatggtgcaaatcttaacagcaatttgatgagagaggtatgccaacggtttaagattacacaccgcaattccaccccatatcgtcccaaggcgaatggagcagttgaagcagccaataagaacatcaagaagatactgaggaagatggtagaaggatctagacaatggcacgagaatttaccctttgccttgttgggttatcgcactacagtccggacttccataggtgcaactccttatttgttggtatacagaactgaagcagtaataccagcagaggtcgaaattccgtccctccgaattgtcgctgaagccgggattgacgacgatgaatgggtcaaagctcgactggagcagctgaacttaatagatgaaaaaagattggcagcagtgtgtcatggccagttgtatcagaaaagaatggcgagggcatacaataagaaggtgcgccccagaaaatttgaagtagggcaacaagtattgaaacggatcctcccacatcagatcgaagcaaaaggcaagttcgccccaaattggcaagggccttatgttgtgaccagagtgttatccaacggcgctttatgtctaacagatatcgaaggaagatgcgtcgacatggctatcaattctgatgcagtcaaaagatattatgcgtaatttctttgattatgatagttattggttcgtttgtttgtacttggtacttattggataatgaaatgacggaggcaattctttcttctatccaaacacttttaacctttgtttCCCCCTTCGaaccttatttattctttcatacccctcttttggaatcactaatgaaaaaaaaatgaaaaccagATAAAGGTCATAAGAAAAACAGAGGAAccgtaggaactacgtttgacctgattcctcaaagaggatacgtaggcgtctCACGGCTAGGTCATAGTGcaccatagtgtgcatagtgtgcatagctccacatagtgtaaatataaaaatccccaagcaagaaaactggggcagggtTTATGTGTTGaagtttcaaaaagggatgattccaagagttgtagcgTTTCACCCGTCGAagtcatttttgaatttttgctaGCCTTTCTTTAAACCCACACAagaccaacatcaacgtccaaaaaaaacctcccgatcaatatccgagaggtgccaagtcaggcaaatgaaagccgagaataatacactgatccccaacaaagaagaggatcataaactggaaatgaattgatagacCCCAAATCCGGGGGCCTGATTTTTTAGTTAAATTTTGACCCAAATCCGGTCTTTCCTTTTTATAATtaaaccaaaaattcctaaaacccaaaattaaactacacaaatattaattaacacctaacaacaattatccaacgaattaaaacatttaataaaattgCCATGACAACAtagaaatgcatatttttgtgattttcgcttttaaaaaccaaataatggttaattaattcctaaatgtgccattttcctaaatgcatgcaacatgtatttttgtatttttctaactatagcaaggcgagcatttacggacaaaacaattatcaaaaatgtcacacaaatcctcaaaattgtacccgaaggtaacttgttttatttcttttccgatttcATTTGGAttagtttccgtgaagcaaaaatcacgtgctcacacacctAACCCATAAATCAGGAGTTGTATTCTAACCACTAGACCAAAGCTCTGGTGGCAACACTAACCTTTTCTTTTGGTCCACACGATAAATTGGAAACCACTCATTTATAACTACTTTGCATCTTGTTCTATTCATTTTCAATCGAAGTCCAGTCATTATGTCTAATGTGCTGAGCTTTCATATATCTATCTCTATTGTGTTGATGCCCGAATTTTTTAATAAGTATCAACCTTACTCTATAATATCATCTACAATGAAAAGGATATTCGGTAAAAATAAGCTCATCACAACATTACAAGACAGAAGAAATGGCTCAAGGAGGACTGAGAACTTtcaatatcaaccttcatcttACATTTATAATATTTAAGCATAAAttgcattatttaatttaaaagaaaacataACTTGCATATAAACATAAATTTGGAGGTAACCTCGTTTCAGCAAAACCAAATATAACCACAAACAtggcatatatatataaagcATAAAAATTGGAACTTTTAGCAGCAAAAATTAAATACATAAAACAGAGAAAGAGAAGATTGACCCATAGTAGCTTGTTTATAAAGCTGTTCACCCAATTGAATTACTTCTTTCCAGCATACTCTTTCAAGTGATGATGATGGTGTTTGATTCAATacctataataataataataaaaaactcTTTTTCGTAAATCACACTatacaaatataataaaaaatgcaaaaaaaaataaaaaaattaaaggaGTTATAAAATTAAACCTGAAGAGTTTCATGAATGGTATTGAGATGTTCATTTAGAGCTCTATTCAATTGTTCTTTtgctgttttccccatttctcttTCTCTCCCCTAAAAGTTAAAAGGCAAAACCTTCTCCACTATTTGCAGAAGAGTTGAGGCGGAAGAACACGGTTGGGTTTTATTATCAATCGCTGGAAGAATAATACGACATCGTTAAAACGAATGCGTCTATAAATCGCATTCTGTCGATGCGTTTATAATTAGCATGTGTATTTAATAAATGCGatacaaaataaaatatattttggcGAACTTATAACATCAAAATTGTTTATAAATATAAGGGACTATTTTAAACTTATCTCAAATACaatgaactatttttgtcattttctcgtTTCTTGTCctaattgaaaaaataaaataaaaaaattccccCCTTATTACTGGTGTACATTTTTTGAAAACTGTAAATTTATAATTGCACCATATTATGATAATTGCTATTCTAGCTGAAGTTTAAATTACTTCTTTTCTGTATGTTTCTATTTTGTCGTAAAATCCCACAATTATGAGTTATTGCTCCAAGTATTAGCTTTTTTTCCCTTctaatttttatataaaaaaactcTTGTTCCATTAAAATATATCTCTATTATCTTTTAAATCTGAAACTGGTAGCTAATAACAAAATTTCACGTGTGCCTATGATCATCTTAATCAAGCTAATTAACAAATTTTTAGGAACAAAACATTTATAAGTCCCAAATAAAAAAggtgaaaatagcacgggctagccagtttttggactggtaattgaaaaatagttagcatttgcaaagtcattcaaaaatagccattttttttgctgcaacacggaatgttccagtataatatactggagattggtgcacctgtatatgaatttccatcatattatgctagaacttcaatgcacggaaagttccagcataatatattggagattgaagcacatgtgtatgaacttccagcataatatgctagaccagtatattatgctggaatattttccggattttgaacagtgttttcgctcagatttatctttacatgaaaagtgactaaattagattacttttgaaactgtgattatttttcaattatcacttataaaTTTGGctaatttttgaatttctccccaacTAAAGTGTAGCAATTGAAGGGAAACCTTGGAATAGCGATAAAATTATCTTTATGTGACCTACAGGTCAAGGTTCAAACCGTAGAAGCAACCATTAATTCTTGCTTTAGGATAAATTGTCTACAACGCAGTCCTTAGGGTGCGACGCTTCATCGAACCCCTGCATGAATGCAAGATACCTTGTGCCACGGGTTGTCCCTAACTAAAGTCTAGCAATTGTTTGATGCCTCATGTGACATTCATGCTTGACAATAAATTGCCCAAATTTACATCAACGTGATAAACAAGAACTACGCTTCAATACAAACAAGTTAAGATCAGCTATACAAATCCTCACTTCTTCGTTTAAGCTCAACTCCTATCAATCAATGtgacaaaagaagaaaaagaactcaACTTTGATTATGCAGATTTAGAGGACATACAAATTAAAGTACAAACTTTAGAGGATAGAAGGGAAAATTGGATCCTCTCTCTATTTTTCAGTAGTTCAGTATTCTGTAACTTggcaagaggggttgctctgatggtaagcaacctccacttccaaccaagaagttgtgagttcgagtctccccaagatcaaggtgggaagttcttggagggaaggataccGGGTtgggaaacagcctctctaccggtaagggtaaggtctgcatacacttGTTCTAGACTTCAATAAGAGAAGTTCAATTCATTTACATCAATCTGTTATCAATAGATGATTTTTCATCAGCATGAAGCCTCTCCCTTGCCATTGCAGCTTGTTTTTTCCAATTTGTGCAGCATGTTATCACAGATAGTAGAATAGATTGCACAACAGCACCAGAAAGTACGCCGATCCACAGGCCTTTTCCCCTAAAGTTAAGCCAAAAAGCTAATGAAGCAGCTATAGGAATTCCGCAAAGGTAAAATGAAGCAAGATTGACATAGGCTCCGATATGCTGCCAACCACATCCCCTCGCAACACCTACAATGTGCACAAAGCAGCAAATAGTCACACGCCCGTTCTTGTCATGTATATGTTAGTGGCGGATTTAAcaatttatacatatacataaaGGGAAGCCCGTGTACGAAGCtctcgctatgcgcggggtccggggaagggccagaTCACAAGGGTCTATTATACGCAACCACTCTGCATTTCtgtaagaggttgtttccacaggttgaacccgtgacctcctggtcatatGACagtaactttaccagttacgccaaggcttccTTTCACTTTATACATATACATGTTTAAAAAAATTCACCTATATACATAGTACACCTTCCCGATAAAGGGAATTCAGTTGAACAACCCCCTTTTGGTAaatgtggctccgccactgatATTTGTTAACTTTTCTTGTAGTAATTTGATGTGGAAAAAGTCTAACCTGAAAGAGTTCCTTGCAAGCTGTCAGTTATGACCGATATACATAGAAGAGGGGCCATGTTTGCGACATAGTCCACAACTTCCTTCTCGTTGCTGAAAATGTAGCCAAATACGTTTCGACAAGCAAAGACAGTTGTGCTTACGAGTATTGTCTCTGTGGCCGCGATGAGCATTGCAGAAAGCACAGATACGCGAGCTCCTTGAGGATTTCCAGCTCCTAATTGATTAGATACTCTAATGCTGAAAGTAAACAGGAAGTCAATGCTTAAGCAGATATTTGAGAAACAAACCACATGGAAGTGGAAAGTTGGATTAAACACTTAGACAAACCTTACAGCACCAGCGAGACCAAATGGTATTGCATAAAGCGTAGAAATGGTGTTCAGGCTGCATTATAAAAATTCCCAAAAGATTAGCAAAATCTTGGATTTCATGGATCATATTACTAACTGAGTTTACTCATTCGAGAGCGAGATGCAAAACATACCATATAGACAGAACTGAAGCTTCAAGTTGGGGATTTGGCAATAGGCCTGATAGCAAGATGAGCAGCTCAAATGACCACCACTCAAGACTACAAAAATACAACACGTAGCATAAATTTCGTAGAAAGACACACGACTGAAAAGTGTATTTAAATTCTTCAAGTGAGTGGAGGAAGGAGCTGAAGTACCAAATCATGATTGCAGAAGGGATAGCAAACTGAAAGAATTCTCTCATTCCCTTGACGATCTCCCAAGACATTGGTGCACGGGTTTTTGCACAAGCGGGAGACAACCTCATGTATGAAGCAAGGATTATGACATTCAACCACATCGATATACCAATAGCTATTGCCGCGCCAATATTACCTAAGCCAGAGCGAAACACTAGCACCCAAGACAGCGGTATGTGGAAGCATATTGTCATGCAGGAGCTTACGAGCATGGGAACAATCATACTTTGCATTTGATAGTACCGAATAAGCGGATGAAGATTTGCATAAGCAAAGAGAGCAGGAATCAGCCACTTAATGAACTTTCCAGCTTCATGAGAAATCTGAGGATCTTGGCCGATGAAGGTAAGCAATGTTCCCATATACATCCATAAGATTGTGAGGGGAATGCAAACAATGAAGAGAGAAAAAATGGCAGTGTATGTTTGAGTACCAAGTCTTTGGTATTGCTTAGCTCCAAAAGCCTGTCCGCAAAGAGTTTCTAGTGCACTGGCCATTCCTAACTACAAGGCATATTTAAATAGTTGTCAGCGGAGatgccaaaaaaagaaaagaaaaaaagaaaggttgTTCCTAAACAATTAGTCCATCTCTTCATATCTTTCGACAATCTataactcaacaacaacaacaaacccagtgtaatcccacaacaAGCTATAACTCATAGTTTGCCAAACTAAGAACGTCTATCATGTGCATAGGATATTCATTATCATACAATAAAGTATGATAATGATCAAGTCATTCAAACCATTTCATCTTGATATGTTTGACCACTGGCCTAGCTGTTAACTTCAAATGATCAAAAGCAATGAAGGTTCAAGAATATTAATGTTTGCTTAATAGATAGTTGCAAAGATGAAATGTTTAAACAAGAAAGCGAAGAGCTTCTATACTAATAACTATGACATTCCATTTCTTCGCTATACTCTCAAGacaacaatacactgtttctcCAAACATAATTTTCTGCTTAGCGCATTTCATCTCATATTTCTCAATATCTTTACTTCACAATATTCATAACTTTATCCTTTAGTTAAAAGAAGAGCTAGCAAGCGAAAGTTAGCACTGAATTAAGTTCGACAACAACAATTTCAGGCAGGACAATAAAGCACAAATCTTGGCACTACTGACATTAAAAGTTCCCAAAAGATTTTGATACTACTTGCTCTCTGTTGTTCTATGtttgccgagggtctatcggaaacaatctTTCTGCCCCATCGttgtaggggtaaggtctgcgtacacaccaccctctccagaccccacttgtgggattttactaggtcgttgttgttgttgttgttg
Coding sequences within:
- the LOC104216130 gene encoding protein DETOXIFICATION 12-like isoform X2; this translates as MASALETLCGQAFGAKQYQRLGTQTYTAIFSLFIVCIPLTILWMYMGTLLTFIGQDPQISHEAGKFIKWLIPALFAYANLHPLIRYYQMQSMIVPMLVSSCMTICFHIPLSWVLVFRSGLGNIGAAIAIGISMWLNVIILASYMRLSPACAKTRAPMSWEIVKGMREFFQFAIPSAIMICLEWWSFELLILLSGLLPNPQLEASVLSICLNTISTLYAIPFGLAGAVSIRVSNQLGAGNPQGARVSVLSAMLIAATETILVSTTVFACRNVFGYIFSNEKEVVDYVANMAPLLCISVITDSLQGTLSGVARGCGWQHIGAYVNLASFYLCGIPIAASLAFWLNFRGKGLWIGVLSGAVVQSILLSVITCCTNWKKQAAMARERLHADEKSSIDNRLM
- the LOC104216130 gene encoding protein DETOXIFICATION 14-like isoform X1, whose amino-acid sequence is MENIEEGLLLKEKEEKGVVELRWEVIWEEMKELGYLAGPMIAVTLSQYFLQVISMMMVGHLGELSLSSTAIALSLAGVTGFSFLLGMASALETLCGQAFGAKQYQRLGTQTYTAIFSLFIVCIPLTILWMYMGTLLTFIGQDPQISHEAGKFIKWLIPALFAYANLHPLIRYYQMQSMIVPMLVSSCMTICFHIPLSWVLVFRSGLGNIGAAIAIGISMWLNVIILASYMRLSPACAKTRAPMSWEIVKGMREFFQFAIPSAIMICLEWWSFELLILLSGLLPNPQLEASVLSICLNTISTLYAIPFGLAGAVSIRVSNQLGAGNPQGARVSVLSAMLIAATETILVSTTVFACRNVFGYIFSNEKEVVDYVANMAPLLCISVITDSLQGTLSGVARGCGWQHIGAYVNLASFYLCGIPIAASLAFWLNFRGKGLWIGVLSGAVVQSILLSVITCCTNWKKQAAMARERLHADEKSSIDNRLM